cccaggtacctattttactgctaggtaacagaggcatagggtgaaagaaactctgcccattgtttctcgccggcgtccgggatcgaacccgcgaccacaggatcacaagtccagcgtgctgtccgctcggctcccggtGCCCTAAAGTACAGTCGGGTACGGTCTCCACTCTCAGTATGGAATTCTGGGTTGGAATCcctggcgggacagaaatggttgggcacatttcctatcacctaatgcgttTGTTCAGCTAGTAGTAAATAGGCAGCCAGGAGTTAAGTCAGTTTGTTTGGGGTTGGGTCCTGGGGAGGGTGTTAACTCCCCCCCCCATGTTGCCCCATAATGTGGGTCCACCCCCAGTGTGAGTTACTCCCCACTTGACCATATGGAGAAGTCATGGGGAATGATTTAATGGAAGCGTGTAAGCAAATGAGGAGGAGATAAGTGGCCGGTGTGAGCCACTTGCTGGCCACAAGGTCCCCAGGCGACAGTATGCGACGTCCCGTGAGAGCCACTTGCTGGCCACAAGGTCCCCAGGCGACAGTATGCGACGTCCCGTGAGAGCCACTTGCTGGCCACAAGGTCCCCAGGCGACAGTATGCGACGCCCCGTGAGAGCCACTTGCTGGCCACAAGGTCCCCAGGCGACAGTATGCGACGTCCCATGAGAGCCACTTGCTGGCCACAAGGTCCCCAGGCGACAGTATGCGACGTCCCATGAGAGCCACTTGCTGGCCACAAGGTCCCCAGGCGACAGTATGCGACGTCCCATGAGAGCCACTTGCTGGCCACAAGGTCCCCAGGCGACAGTATGCGACGTCCCATGAGAGCCACTTGCTGGCCACAAGGTCCCCAGGCGACAGTATGCGACGTCCCATGTGAGCCACTTGCTGGCCACAAGGTCCCCAGGCGACAGTATGCGACGTCCCATGAGAGCCACTTGCTGGCCACAAGGTCCCCAGGCGACAGTATGCGACGTCCCATGTGAGCCACTTGCTGGCCACAAGGTCCCCAGGCGACAGTATGCGACGTCCCATGAGAGCCACTTGCTGGCCACAAGGTCCCCAGGCGACAGTATGCGACGTCCCATGTGAGCCACTTGCTGGCCACAAGGTCCCCAGGCGACAGTATGCGACGTCCCGTGTGAGCCACTTGCTGGCCACAAGGTCCCCAGGCGACAGTATGCGACGCCCCATGAGAGCCACTTGCTGGCCACAAGGTCCCCAGGCGACAGTATGCGACGTCCCATGAGAGCCACTTGCTGGCCACAAGGTCCCCAGGCGACAGTATGCGACGTCCCGTGTGAGCCACTTGCTGGCCACAAGGTCCCCAGGCGACAGTATGCGACGTCCCGTGTGAGCCACTTGCTGGCCACAAGGTCCCCAGGCGACAGTATGCGACGTCCCATGAGAGCCACTTGCTGGCCACAAGGTCCCCAGGCGACAGTATGCGACGTCCCGTGTGAGCCACTTGCTGGCCACAAGGTCCCCAGGCGACAGTATGCGACGTCCCATGAGAGCCACTTGCTGGCCACAAGGTCCCCAGGCGACAGTATGCGACGTCCCATGAGAGCCACTTGCTGGCCACAAGGTCCCCAGGCGACAGTATGCGACGTCCCGTGTGAGCCACTTGCTGGCCACAAGGTCCCCAGGCGACAGTATGCGACGTCCCATGAGAGCCACTTGCTGGCCACAAGGTCCCCAGGCGACAGTATGCGACGTCCCGTGTGAGCCACTTGCTGGCCACAAGGTCCCCAGGCGACAGTATGCGACGTCCCGTGTGAGCCACTTGCTGGCCACAAGGTCCCCAGGCGACAGTATGCGACGTCCCATGAGAGCCACTTGCTGGCCACAAGGTCCCCAGGCGACAGTATGCGACGTCCCGTGTGAGCCACTTGCTGGCCACAAGGTCCCCAGGCGACAGTATGCGACGTCCCATGAGAGCCACTTGCTGGCCACAAGGTCCCCAGGCGACAGTATGCGACGTCCCATGAGAGCCACTTGCTGGCCACAAGGTCCCCAGGCGACAGTATGCGACGTCCCGTGAGAGCCACTTGCTGGCCACAAGGTCCCCAGGCGACAGTATGCGACGTCCCGTGAGAGCCACTTGCTGGCCACAAGGTCCCCAGGCGACAGTATGCGACGTCCCATGAGAGCCACTTGCTGGCCACAAGGTCCCCAGGCGACAGTATGCGACGTCCCATGAGAGCCACTTGCTGGCCACAAGGTCCCCAGGCGACAGTATGCGACGTCCCATGTGAGCCACTTGCTGGCCACAAGGTCCCCAGGCGACAGTATGCGACGTCCCATGAGAGCCACTTGCTGGCCACAAGGTCCCCAGGCGACAGTATGCGACGTCCCATGAGAGCCACTTGCTGGCCACAAGGTCCCCAGGCGACAGTATGCGACGTCCCATGTGAGCCACTTGCTGGCCACAAGGTCCCCAGGCGACAGTATGCGACGTCCCATGAGAGCCACTTGCTGGCCACAAGGTCCCCAGGCGACAGTATGCGACGTCCCATGAGAGCCACTTGCTGGCCACAAGGTCCCCAGGCGACAGTATGCGACGTCCCGTGAGAGCCACTTGCTGGCCACAAGGTCCCCAGGCGACAGTATGCGACGTCCCGTGAGAGCCACTTGCTGGCCACAAGGTCCCCAGGCGACAGTATGCGTCGTCCCGTGAGAGCCACTTGCTGGCCACAAGGTCCCCAGGCGACAGTATGCGACGTCCCGCGTGAGCCACTTGCTGGCCACAAGGTCCCCAGGCGACAGTATGCGACGTCCCATGAGAGCCACTTGCTGGCCACAAGGTCCCCAGGCGACAGTATGCGACGTCCCATGAGAGCCACTTGCTGGCCACAAGGTCCCCAGGCGACAGTATGCGACGTCCCATGAGAGCCACTTGCTGGCCACAAGGTCCCCAGGCGACAGTATGCGACGTCCCATGAGAGCCACTTGCTGGCCACAAGGTCCCCAGGCGACAGTATGCGACGTCCCGTGAGAGCCACTTGCTGGCCACAAGGTCCCCAGGCGACAGTATGCGACGTCCCGCGTGAGCCACTTGCTGGGCACAAGGTCCCCAGGCGACAGTATGCGACGTCCCGTGAGAGCCACTTGCTGGCCACAAGGTCCCCAGGCGACAGTATGCGACGTCCCGCGTGCAACAATGATGTCCTTCGCGGCAGCTTCAGGTGTTGAGGTGTCACTTGCTAGTGTGAAGGGTCTGGGAGACGGGACGCTCCAGGGGAAGAAGAACCTACAAGAATCTTCGTGACTATCGCGTGTTGGAGCAGTGCGAGGACGAGTAGTGGCGACCTGAAGCCTCATGGGTGGTCCTTCACTCATgataaactgtgtgtgtgtgtgtgtgtactcacctaattgtactcacctaattgtactcacctaattgtgcttgcgggggttgagctttggctctttggtcccgcctctcaactgtcaatcaactggtgtacagattcccgagcctactgggctctatcatatctacatttgaaactgtgtatggagtcagcctccaccacatcacttcctaatgcattccatttattaactactctgacactgaaaaaattctttctaacgtctctgtggctcatctgggtactaagtttccacctgtgtccccttgttcgtgtcccacccgtgctgaagagtttgtctttgtccaccctgtcaattcccctgagaattttgtaggtggttatcatgtctccccttactcttctgttttccagggatgtgaggttcagctcctttagcctttcctcgtagctcaatcctctcagttccgggacgagcctggtggcataccgctgaatcttctctaactttgtcttgtgtttagctttaactgtgtgtgtgtgtgtgtgtgtgtgtgtgtgtgtgtgtgtgtgtgtgtgtgtgtgtgtgtgtgtgtcattcaaGAGGATCGTTTGGGCAGGTGAAGCGGATTTGCACCTCCACTCCCAAGACAAGAATTAAAGGAGTCAGTAGCGATAGTTAAAAAGAAGTTTGTGGGCGACTTGGCAGAACACCAAATTTAGACGTGTGTGACAAGAGTCGTGGATCCAGTATTTTGCAGTAACGAGCCATTTAAACTGCTGTATGTTGATTCTTGGAGCAAGATCAAGTGCTCAGTGATCTTGTTTAATGTTTAGAAGTTTAAATTACAAATGTTTGCAGAAATAATGGGATGATATAAAGAGTTTAAAGTGAAATGATATTATGAAGGCTGGAGCGACATGCTCACGCAACAGTGGtcagtggttgactgaaggggcaGCTCACTGGCGGATGGAAATTTCCAGTATGGACTCGCCCAGGTGGGGGGAGTAACCCCACAGTACAGACCTGCCAGCAGAATATGGCATTGTAGGAGGCATTTTATTTAATAAATGTTATAGTTGTGTTTTGATTGGAGATCATTTTGTGGTGATGAAATTACAGGTTGATGTATGGTGGACACGGTTCGTCGATGGATGATGTAGCAGCGATATATGGGGAGCTGCAAGAGGATTGTGCTTACTTGAGGACCCTCTGATGCATGGCTCTAGTGTTAATTCACAGGCAGATTGATCACTAAAGACGAGACTTGTTGATTAACAAGAGACTTCAGTATTTATATGTAAAAAGTGTATCTAAAGCCactattgcgtaatagtggctttaggcattgtatgtactagctatacctataagtcaaacaatccttgtaaatattgattgtatgtatgtaccttacctaaataatattgtattgtattgtattgtatccgAGACGGGGAGGTGGGTGATGTAGAGTCGTTGAGGAGGAGCCAGCAGCAGCCTAATTGGCAGTTATGTTGGGGACTAATTATTTGGAACTGTAATACCAGAGGTGACATTATCACCTGGACATTATTGCTTTCTTTTATGTTTGGAATAAATGTTTGTCAGAGAGCTGTGTTTGACCTTGTCCTTGTGAGGGCttttgaggagagagagagagagagagagagagagagagagagagagagagagagagagagagagagagagagaaagagagagagaaagagagagagagagagagagagaaagagagagagagagaaagagagagagagagagaaagagagagagaaagagagagagaaagagagagagaaagagagagagagagagagagagagagagagagagagagagaaagagagagagaaagagagagagagagagagagtaagagagagagagagagagagaagagagagagagagagagagagagtaagagagagagagagagagtaagagagagagagagagagagagagagagagagagagagagagagagagagagagagagagagagaaagagagagagagagagaagagagagagaagagagagagaaagagagagagagagagaagagagagagagagagagagaaagagagagagaaagagagagagaaagagagagagagagagaaagagagagagaaagagagagagaaagagagagagagagagagagagagagagagagagagagagagagagagagagagaaagagagagagaaagagagagagagagagagagagagagagagagagagagagagagagagagagaaagagagagagagagagagagagagagagagagagagagagagagagagagagagagagagagagagagagagagagagagagagagagagagagagagagtaagagagagagagagagagagagagagagagagagagagagagagagagagagagagagagagagagagagagagagagagagagagagagagagagagagagagagagagagagagagagagagagagaaaagagagagaagagagagtgagagagagagaaagagagagagaagagagagagagagagaagagagagagaagagagagagagagagagagagagagagagagagagagagagagtaagagagagagagagagagagagagagagagagagagtagagagagagagagagaagagagagagaagagagagagaagagagagggagagagagagagagaaagagagagagagagagagaagagagagagagagagaagagagagagaagagagagagagagagagagagagagagagagagagagagagagagagagagagagtagagagagagagagagagagtagagagagagagagagagagtaagagagagagagagagagtaagagagagagagagtaagagagagagagagagagtaagagagagagagagaagagagagagagagagagagagagagagagagagagagagagagagagaaagagagagagagagagagtcattgTTGCTCAGTCTGGATGTGAACACATGAGGACGGGCCAGTTCTGACCTAATAGTTAGAGGTCAGTAGTTAGAGCTTGGGGTGcgagggggggggacctcgatatatgcctaatatgtatatatatactggctgcctgtccccgacacaatgaattaaaaaTTCTCGTTATTATTTCGGTGTAAATAATCTCTCGTTAGTAGCTGTTCTCTCTTGTTCTGTATTTCCTGTGTGTCCTCTTGCTCAACCCGTTGTCAGGATTTGAGTTAAATTTGACGTGGTGTTACCTAACCAGACTTTCTAGAACCTAACAAGAAAGTCCTTCTTGTGAGGACTCTGCCGTCGCTACTGACTGTGAGGACTCTGCCGTCGCTACTGACTGTGAGGACTCTGCCGTCGCTACTGACTGTGAGGACTCTGCCGTCGCTACTGACTGTGAGGACTCTGCCGTCGCTACTGACTGTGAGGACTCTGCCGTCGCTACTGACTGTGAGGACTCTGCCGTCGCTACTGACTGTGAGGACTCTGCCGTCGCTACTGACTGTGAGGACTCTGCCGTCGCTACTGACTGTGAGGACTCTGCCGTCGCTACTGAGTGTGAGGACTCTGCCGTCGCTACTGACTGTGAGGACTCTGCCGTCGCTACTGAGTGTGAGGACTCTGCCGTCGCTACTGACTGTGAGGACTCTGCCGTCGCTACTGAGTGTGAGGACTCTGCCGTCGCTACTGACTGTGAGGACTCTGCCGTCGCTACTGACTGTGAGGACTCTGCCGTCGCTACTGACTGTGAGGACTCTGCCGTCGCTACTGACTGTGAGGACTCTGCCGTCGCTACTGAGTGTGAGGACTCTGCCGTCGCTACTGAGTGTGAGGACTCTGCCGTCGCTACTGACTGTGAGGACTCTGCCGTCGCTACTGACTGTGAGGACTCTGCCGTCGCTACTGAGTGTGAGGACTCTGCCGTCGCTACTGAGTGTGAGGACTCTGCCGTCGCTACTGACTGTGAGGACTCTGCCGTCGCTACTGACTGTGAGGACTCTGCCGTCGCTACTGACTTTACTCTCCAAGTTGCCTCTCCTCCAGGACGATGTCTTCATTGATTCTCCTTTTGgtaaaagtccccccccccctcaacgttACTTGAAAGACTTAGGCTTTCCCGAAGGATTCCTAAACTGGCTCCATTACCTTGTCGTGTGCCTGGTCGAGTCTTGGGGTGTATCCAGGAGGGTTGCATATTACTGCTTTCTGtttccagtctccgtggtgcagtggtaagacactcgcctggcgttccgcgagcgctttgtcatgggttcgtatcctggccggggaggatttactgggcgcaaatccttaactgtagcctctgtttaacgcaacagtaaaatgt
This genomic window from Procambarus clarkii isolate CNS0578487 chromosome 1, FALCON_Pclarkii_2.0, whole genome shotgun sequence contains:
- the LOC138362695 gene encoding axoneme-associated protein mst101(3)-like; amino-acid sequence: MFGINVCQRAVFDLVLDSAVATDCEDSAVATDCEDSAVATDCEDSAVATDCEDSAVATDCEDSAVATDCEDSAVATDCEDSAVATDCEDSAVATDCEDSAVATECEDSAVATDCEDSAVATECEDSAVATDCEDSAVATECEDSAVATDCEDSAVATDCEDSAVATDCEDSAVATDCEDSAVATECEDSAVATECEDSAVATDCEDSAVATDCEDSAVATECEDSAVATECEDSAVATDCEDSAVATDCEDSAVATDFTLQVASPPGRCLH